A region from the Triticum aestivum cultivar Chinese Spring chromosome 3D, IWGSC CS RefSeq v2.1, whole genome shotgun sequence genome encodes:
- the LOC123075816 gene encoding putrescine hydroxycinnamoyltransferase 1-like: protein MGVDEVEVVESCMVAPCQETPRRGMWLSPLDLMLVNRGHTPAVYFYPYRSEPGDFFDVARLKAAMAKALVAFYPMAGRLGMDGNGRAEIDCTGQGALFVVARSDLTIDDFRSFLPSPELRTLFVPRVEDHSPSILCAVQVTFLKCGGVALGTALHHVAVDAISAFHFLQTWSAFSRGGGGAALELPFHDRTLLRARSPPLVHPDAFSAFCPKLNLSVEPSETVVTQAFVVSKDQVTALKRACVGGDGGRVSTFCALSAHVWRCVCVARRLPPDATTRLTFPASVRRSMRPPLPPGYCGNGIIWLGAAGKVRDVTSSESEDLVFVAGQISSAVRRMDDELVRSAIDYFELTEIDSKPAPGRMPETELRVISWLGMPVYDVDFGWGKPLAMLRAVSERAGFVYLMDNGKEDGSVRVLMCTEAAILNDFQHLLYARF, encoded by the coding sequence ATGGGTGTGGacgaggtggaggtggtggagtcgtgcatGGTGGCACCCTGCCAGGAGACGCCCAGGAGAGGCATGTGGCTCTCCCCGCTCGACCTCATGCTGGTCAACAGAGGCCACACCCCCGCCGTCTACTTCTACCCGTACCGCTCCGAGCCCGGTGACTTCTTCGACGTGGCCAGGCTCAAGGCGGCGATGGCCAAGGCACTCGTGGCTTTCTACCCCATGGCCGGCCGCCTCGGCATGGACGGCAACGGCCGGGCAGAGATCGACTGCACCGGCCAGGGCGCGCTCTTCGTCGTCGCTCGCTCGGACCTCACCATCGACGACTTCCGCAGCTTCTTGCCGTCGCCGGAGCTGAGGACGCTCTTTGTTCCCCGCGTCGAAGACCACTCGCCGTCCATCTTGTGCGCTGTCCAGGTGACCTTCTTGAAGTGCGGCGGGGTGGCATTAGGGACGGCGCTGCACCACGTCGCCGTCGACGCCATCAGCGCGTTCCACTTCTTGCAGACGTGGTCTGCCTTCtccaggggcggcggcggggcggcgctagaGCTCCCGTTCCACGACCGCACCCTCCTCCGCGCGCGCTCCCCACCCTTGGTCCACCCCGACGCCTTCTCGGCCTTCTGCCCCAAGCTGAACCTATCCGTCGAGCCGTCGGAGACCGTCGTCACCCAGGCTTTCGTCGTCTCCAAGGACCAGGTCACCGCTCTCAAGCGTGCctgcgtcggcggcgacggcggccgcgtGAGCACGTTCTGCGCCCTGAGTGCCCACGTGTGGCGGTGCGTCTGCGTCGCCCGCCGGCTGCCACCGGACGCCACCACCCGTCTCACCTTCCCGGCGAGCGTCCGGCGCAGCATGAGGCCGCCGCTCCCGCCTGGCTACTGCGGCAACGGGATCATCTGGCTTGGCGCGGCTGGCAAGGTGCGAGACGTCACCTCCTCGGAGTCGGAGGACCTGGTGTTCGTGGCCGGCCAGATCAGTAGCGCCGTCCGTCGGATGGACGACGAGCTAGTGCGCTCGGCGATAGACTACTTCGAGCTCACCGAGATCGACAGCAAGCCGGCGCCGGGGCGCATGCCAGAGACGGAGCTGCGGGTGATCAGCTGGCTTGGCATGCCGGTGTACGACGTGGACTTCGGGTGGGGGAAGCCGCTGGCAATGCTGCGCGCAGTGTCGGAGCGCGCCGGGTTCGTCTATCTGATGGACAACGGGAAGGAGGACGGCAGCGTGCGCGTTCTCATGTGTACGGAGGCCGCGATCCTCAACGACTTCCAGCACCTACTGTACGCCCGGTTCTAG